Part of the Henckelia pumila isolate YLH828 chromosome 2, ASM3356847v2, whole genome shotgun sequence genome is shown below.
CTAACAACATTGTGATCTCTACCTAAGGTCAGCTCATACTATAATTACAAGGAAAAAACTAGTAAAGGAATGAGCTGGCATACTACagaaaaaaattagaaatgTTTACACCAACAGTTATACAACAGTTTAATTGTTTTCACCTTCACCCTCTTTCTCTCCTTCGCGTGAGGTGAAGGACAGGGCACACTTTTCTACGTCTAGAAAATCAAGGGGAATCCCTTAGAGGGGTGTAGTCGGCCTCCTAGAACTGTTTGGTGCATCCTTCGAAACCTTTGGCCAAATAGCCATAGGCCTTCTCAGCAACCACGTCCAAGAACTCCTCTGATTCCATGAAGGCCGCTTTGAAGCCCTCTTCTCCCTTTGACAACTCGGCCCGAGCTCCCTCTAGCTCCTGAGTTGCTTGGCCGAGCTGATCCTGAGACCCCTTGAGCTCCCCCAGAAGAGCTTCCTTCTGTACCTCAGACACCCGCAGCTCATTTTGTAGCTTGAGCCTCTCCGCCTGGAAGCCCATACGCATCTCCTCCTTCTGAGCCTCGAGATTGGCTGTCACTACAAAAATTTGGGTATCAACAAcataaaaaagacaacggttttttaacaAAATCGTTGTCTTATGGTCTTTAACAATGGTTTTTAtgaaaaccgttgttgttggccatattttaataaacaaagacaacggttatatGTCAAAGAAAATAGtttttaaaaatcgttgtctATGAGTGTGTTTTTTATGGTCTACGactacggttttttaaaaaatcattttctatTAGCGTGTTTTTGGAGGGTCTACGACAACAGTTCTAAAATCCATTGTATTTGTTTAGGGTCAAACCGTTGtccttgattttttattttctaaaaaaaattatatattattttccttGGCTTGCACATTCATTTCCATATTCTTCAAGTTCGTGTCGTGATTCTTTTTTCGTCTCTCAACCCTAGCCGCCCACTCTTGCCGTCGAGTCATCTTCCTTGTCTCCtgaaacataaaaattattttgtggtTTTGTTCCCCACAACATAATCTTCGTTTTGATCCAAAGATCAACTGATTTGAAGTCGTTGTTTTGTTCCTCCCGTCAACCTTTTTCCTCTCTATTTCAAGTCGTCGAATCGATGCTCGcttgcctgaaaatggaaattAGCCGAGGAGTTTTGTTTGTCGCACTGCAAGCTTCGATCTAAGCCTTGAATCTCGAGTTTAAAATCCCGATTTGTGTGACTCGAAGCTTTGAGATTGAGACAGAACAGCGCGTTGTTCATCTTCTTTTCGTTTCAGGTCGTTTCGTGTACTTTTAGACTTGattcaaaattttagaaaatatttgagCCAAGGCCAATTTTTTTCGAGCCATTCATTCACGTTCGGGCCGTTCGGCAAGTTTTCTGGCAAAAAATTGCTGCCCCAATTCCAACTTACTGTATTTTGAGTCTTAGGAATTATTTGAGCTCGGGTTCAGTTTTTAATCCAATATTCCAATTGTTTTCTTCTAGTTTGTAAGCTTCCTGGATTCGGGATGTTATCCATTtagatttatttcatttttattgCAATTATGATACTAATATTGGTTATTAATTTTGTTTATGTTGTAGGTGTGATGGTTGGACTACGTCGAGGTATATATTCGTCGATCTAATAATTAGTTTCGGATTGTTTAGtgcaaaattttgaatattttactGTGTTTAGATAGTGTTGGACTGTTGGTATTATTTTAAGAATTACCGAGCAAATAGAATCTCCGAAAGttgaatatttgaattttgataattttagtTTAATATTTGGACAAATGATTCAACTTTTTGAATTCCGAAGCAAATATGTATTGAATTATGAAAGTTTGATGAAAAGTTAGTTTCTTGACAATTATGAGATTTTGGATAAAATTATTAAGTTAGAAAATAATTGTGAGTGGAAATAGTTGGAATTTTGGTTAATAAATTTAACGAGTTGATTTGGGTGGAATTTTAGATCTTAGCTAATTGCACGTCGCTCCTTGCCCTCATGTCAGTGTTTCTATCGGGTGTTGGATTCCAAAATCTTTATATGGTAAGGTATATAGTGTTAGTTTTGAATTGTGGCATGTATTTTTAGTAATATAGTagcaatttttgaagttttatgACATATGTATATGTTAATGTATTTCCGTGTAATGCAAGTGAATAAAGAGTCTAAATTTTTATTAACTGAGAATTATGCTTTCGATTTTTGAAGATACACTGAACAAAAGTTTTATCTCTATTTTTTGTCTTTGAATTGGTACTAGAATCatgtcattttatttaaatcaaaagaGATATTCCCATTTTATTGAATCTGGCATGTGTTGAGATCATAGTGCAAATTTGCACACTTTTTTTTACTATTATTTTAGAATCTTTAATTTATCGGGACATAATTCGAAGTTGAGGTTCAAATTAAACTTGTAGATAATTTTGTGTTCTTTGATTTGAAACTTGTAGataattgtgtgtttttttatttgACAATGGTTATAGGACATTTATCTGTGGTTTATACCCTAAGGATTTTGGAATATGATTCATTGAAACTTGGAACTTTTTGAATTGGCTTTAATATGACACTGGTTATGATTGAATTGGATTTGAAATGAATGAGATGTGGAATTTTTACTAAACTAGTGCAGGTAGAGAGTTTCATTCGGGTCTTTACATCTGTGTGGCATTCTTTGAAGGTTAATTTTCTCTTTCATTTTAACTTAGTATTGTTACTACCACAAATCTTCATGAAGACAGAGGATATCTTGCTGATCGCATAGGATCTAATATCATTAAAACTGCCCAAGTATGTTTTTTCTTGCTGTCTTCTTGTCTGGTTTCAtggtttcttggttttcgaATCGACATTATAGTATGAGGATCTAATATCATTATAATTCCTCAATTTCTTCTTACCAAGATGGAATTTTGTTGTTTGTTAGAATGATTGAATTCTGCAACTCCTTCAAGTATGTTTTTTGATCCTTGAATCtgtcattttttttgtttcataGTTGTGTATTTTTGAGTTCTTGTTTATATATGATTGCTGATCATTCCATATTGAACTTAGCATCTCTTTGCAGGGTCTAGAGCTTAGCATCGATAAATTTGATGTACAAACAGTGAAACTTGCGGGTACTGTTGTGGATTTTAAAAATGTGCTATATATTATgagtatgatttttaattttatatgttgttgaaatatttcatatatatgGGTTTTTTGCACTTGTCTCAGAGATGGAAACTGGATGGAGTGATTACCAAGCTTAGCAACCTCAGACATTTGGTTTTGATATTAAAACACAACTCCGGTTATCTCGATCTTCTAGAACTTGTTGTATTCCTGGATGTGTGCCCCCTTCTACGCAAGTTGCACTTGTCAACAAAGGTATTCATCATATTTATACATCTAGCTAGCTACTACACCCTTCTTCaccatatatagatatatatgatAATGTGTTTTTATTTATAGGTGGAAAGACCCACATTTAATCTAAAACAAGCATGACAGAGAATTCGCAAACAGTTGCAGGGGCAGGCCATTTCAAAAAATGTTGAGATTATTACCTTTGAAAAATTTTAGTTTCAACCTGATAATATTTGAACAGGCATCTTGGAATTTGGCAAACTTTATTATTTaactaaaaaatatattgtttAGTTGAATTACCATTGGATTTTGCTCTCTTTAACATGACCTAAAGCTGCAATCTAAGCACTGGAATGCATAGGACAAGTTCTTCTATGACAAATGCTATAGGTTAGTCATAGTTTACTTATAGATTATGTCTTTTGTTGTGTGTTAGGATTAattcttttatcttttttttttggatgtGATATTAAATTGGTAAAGATTGGTTTAGACTATGGTATAACTTGTGTTctttttgtgcttcttgttTCTGGgatttatttgtttgtttgttgaTTTCCGTCGTATATTTCATTTTCTTGGTCCAACATTTTGGTTGGTGATTGAAGGTGTTGGAGTTGGCTGGAAATACTGCGTGTGATAGCAATAAGAACAGGATAATCCCTAGGCACTTGCTTTGGCCATGAGCCATGAGGAACAATGAGGAGCTCGGGAAATTACTGCAAgttttatatttgatatttgGGTGTTCCGCTGTGTATTGAATTAGAATTCTAATTTcgagtgatttgtaatactgaaaaattatatattaaattttatttttgaaattttaaattttggtttatttataatattgaaattgaaatttatatattaattattatttttttgttttttatatgaaaaaaacaacggattttatccgttgtcgtaggggtctAAAACTGTTGTAACTGATGGTATTGTTAAAAGCACGTCCAATAataacggataaaatctgttgtcgtttcccctcaaagacaacggattcgTGCCTACGACAAAATCCGTTGTCATAGGGGCGTACTTTTAACAACACCATCAGTTACAACAGTTTTTAATCCCCTACATCCGTTGTTTTTtagcgtttttcttgtagtgtatcTCCCTCTCGTGATAAAAGGTCGGATTCTCCAGTTTCTTATTTAGCTCGACAATGTGAGCTTCATAGTTCCTGGAGTCTTTGAGTGATTGCTTCCTGGTGATGGAAGCTCGGAGAGATACCTCAGCGTTTAGGGCGGCCGCCTAACATAAGGAAAAATTAATGTAAGTGCTAGTCCGACCTgagcaaaaaataaataaaaatacaagttACCTCCGCTAAAGCAGTATTGGAGCGTTGGAGAAGCTCAGCCGATCCGAGGCCCTTTACATAGTCTGCATCGGCCTGGGAGAGCATATCTCGGAGGACCGAGCTGGCTGCGGGGGTAGGCTCGACTTCCACGATTCGGAGCTCATCATGGTACATGTCGAAGAAATTGGATCGACACCGCACCACTGGGGTTTGGGGTTTCTCCGACCTGACCTGCCGAAGAGGCACTACCTCAAGAACAGTGGATTTTCCTGAGTCTAGCTCTACCACCTCGGGGCGGGGGCTTGACGTAGCACGTCTTTTTGAGCCCTTAGGGGGAGCAGTGGAAGGTTCGGAGGCAACAGCAGCGAAGGGGCGAAGGGGCCTTAGACTTAGATGAGCTCCCTTCGGCCCTCCCTCCTGACTGAGCAGCTGCCTTCTTTTTCTCCAACATCCTTTTCATGGCAGCCTCCATGAATCttttttttgaacaagtaagaAAGGAGGtcagtcaaaaaaaaaaatcggagCAAGGGCGGGGAAGAACCATACCTAAGTTACCTCAGACCGAGACATCGGCCGAGCTGAGCCCGTGATGACAGAGCAAAGCCTTCGCGAGAAGGGCAGAAGTATCGAAGCAATTTTCCCCTATGGCCCTTTGGGCTCCTGTAAATAGCTCCCCCTGTCGGAAGCCCGGGGCGGGGACATGTAAGAGGGGGAGAGTATCCCTCCAAGCTAAGCATATGTCCCAGACGTCGGAGGGATGAACAAAGAAGAAGGAGTTTTTTCCATTCTTGTTTGAACTGGGAGAGCCCTTAAAGAACTTGCAGTTAGGTATACTCTGCTTCCGGGGAGCCGGAACCAGGGACGGGATATGAGGCCACAAGAAAATAAAAGGGGCCCTCCTTAGAGCATTTGGGGGGAAAAAAATTACAGATAGTAAAACAGCTTACCTCAAAGCCTAAGGTCCTAAAAAGAACTACAAAACTACACAGAGTTCGGAAAGAATTAGGGGTAAACTGCCCTAAGTGAAGCTCATAATAGCAGCTGAGCTGTTGAAAAATTAGAGGGAGGGGGAACCTAAGCCCGGCCTCCAATTGATCTACATAAAAGGTATAATATCCCTCCGGGGGATGGTCAGCTCGGTCATCAAGGTCAGAAATGATGAACTCATAGTTCTCGGGGGCGTGGGACAGAGTTCTTATTTTGTCATCGTCCGAAGCGTCTAGCTCGAAAGGGTACAGATCGAACCACGGCACCACAGGGACCTCAAGGTCATTACCCAGATCATCATCCCGAGTTGAAACCGATGCGGGAGCAGGATCCTTGCCTTTAGGATTTCCTATTGAGGTAATTGCAAGGGAATCATATCGATCCACCTCGTCAAACACCTCATCCAAACTCTCCTGTGGGGGGTGGGGTGAGGAAGCCATTAGAGAGGGTATGGGCTTACTTAGGAAGCTCGGAAAACTAGGGAAAATAGGGAGGAGGAGATTGAAGAAAGCACGAGAGCTCAGAAAATGAAATCGAGAGAGAATCCACAGAAGCAAAAAACGAAGAAAGTGAATGAAATTTTTCGCAGTGAGGGTCTATTAAAAGAAAGCTCAGATCAAATCGGACCGTTGAATTTGGACAGGTGTACAGCTCATATCAGCTAGAATTCGAAAAGTTATCATTACACGTGTTGATGTCATGTCTTGTCAGAGTGACAGTTGTGCCTACCCATGCACCTCGGCTCGGAATTTTCTTAGGGTCATCtccaaataaaaacataacaaaTTTCGAGTCTTTGACCTCAGTTTGACTTTTAAGGGAGGGACTTGTTATACCCGAAGGAGGAAATTAGCTTAGCTCCTTGATGACCCTAAGCTCGAGGATTCTTGATATCCAACCAGGGcgggtcgggagctcggccaagcccCCTCGCCATACTtcccaggtcgggtcgggagcttGGACTCGGGAGCtagggagctcggccaagcccCCTCGCCATACTTTTCAGGTCGAGTCGGGAGCTCGGCTTCGGTGGTTCAGGAGCTCAACTCGGAATCGGGTTCAGCTGTAAGCTAGCTTAGCAGGTTGGCTCAGCAACCTCAATAAGTTAGTTAACATGTTAGGATCAGTTGTTTTTTTGTGAGCTCAGGGTTCAACAACAGCTCACTCACTACTCTACCTATTAGTCCCTATAGGGTAGCAACATAATATCCTCATGATTGCAGGTCAGCTCAGATTAAGTGTATCAATATTTCCTTTGTCAGATAGGATTCGGGCGAGATCTCAGCCTAGATATTTGGGATTGTGATCCCGGGATtctcgggttcttgataaagAAGATAAGCGCCAAATCCGAAgccctctcctataaataccaggttcacTTTTATTATTCAGATTCCAAATTCACTAGAGTGCACACACCACTCACTATAtttcgctatcctagcatctgacttgagcgtcggaggtaGGTATGTCAATGGggcgggtttggccaaacccgagacccgccccATTAACAAAATATGGACCCATTACCCGCCCCACGCCATTTAAATATACTTTGGATCCGCCCCACCCCATATCTTAAATGGGACGGGTTGGACCCGTTAGACACATGAGACCCacgaatttattaaatttaaaaacaaatctAGCTGTATGAGGTAGTCGaaaggaaaaataaaatcttaaaattgaTATTTCGAGTATTATATGCAAAATAAAACATTAAATTACTTATCGATTAAAATTGAATATGAAACTTATATCATAACAATGGATGTAGGTGGTGGTCGGAGGTTAGGAAGTCACCGGAAGTTAGACAAATGTCGAAAGATAGGTAGACAATGACCAGCTGTAGCCTgtgtttaattaaaaacatgataaaaacctataatttttatatgtatgtattatatgaggCGGGTCTTATAAAACCCATTACCCGCCCCATACCCTCTCGGGTCTGAAAAAATGGACCCGAGACCCGCCCCAAGACCCATTTCGTGGACCCAAACCCTCCCCACATGAGGCGGGTTCATTGCGGGTTTGGGTACAACCCGGACCCATTGACATCCCTAGTCGGAGGGGATACGCCGGAACACCTTCCGGTCCCCCTTAACAGTCTTGTTCATGGTTTCAGGTCAGCAACAGCTCAAAGCCATTGGAGGAGTTTCATTAGCTCGGCTAGTAGCTCATCCAAAGAGATAACATTATTAATAAgtatcaattatatatatatatatatatatatagccttGTAGTCAAGAGAAAAATCAAATACCGAAAATATTGAACGTGTAAGCCAAGAAATCTATGGGCTGTGATTATTTTCACGTAGAATATTCCACTATAAGATATAGTTTTGGAAAGTCAATTATTCGAGTTGTTGTCCAAACCTACCGTTCCAACACAATTTGTCAACTTCaactatatttttataatttaattaaatatcccATTAATTTACCCAAATTACATTCCATCTTTAGTCATTTTATGTACATCGAAATATCAATAGTTTCTTAAATAAAGAATTTCGGAATTCATAATTTctataatcaaaatattgatATAAATGTTATCATTTGGAATCTAATCAATGAGTCGATAACCGTAATCGAATCGATCTCACATATTAATGCATGTGTAGATAGGATGCGTGATCATAACATCATGATATCATTTGTTTTGTACATGACAGAGTTAGACCTAGTCTAGGTTTCAAAAACAATGATTCTTAGTGTTCAAGAAAACATATTCATTTGCCGATTTCTTATGCCTAAAATGGAAATCAAATCGCTAACTAAACCAGAAATACACTTGGAAAtgacaaaataaacaaaaataaaaagacttcAGCATTTACCTTATTTGCAAGTAGAGGCTTGTTGTGAAGCAAGAACTTATGCAAGCTATACTTCATCGCCACCCGTGCGAGCTTTTCATTATCGACGTTGGCGGCTCGGAGCTTCGTTAACTGGCCGGGATTCAAATCCAGGTGCGTAAAGTACAACTCTCTAGTGACCAAGAAGTTCAAAACCGAATCACCGATGAATTCGAGCCTCTCGTACGACGAACAATCCTCTTCGTATGAATGGTGGGTGAATGCTTGCACCAACAAGGTTTTGTCCTTGAATTCATATCCCCCAAGGATCTCTCTTATTTCCATGACCAAGTCACGAACATGTACCTCCCCGTCTCCGTCGTCTCCCGAGCTTTTACGATTTCCGAAGTCGAGTGGTTCGGAATCGTCGAATATTTCTACTCCTTCATCGTTTAATGGAACAAGAAAAATGGAGAGATGGGGTGGCTTTTTTCGTGTCTTGGATGTCAAGATTTAGATTTCAGGATGTTATTAAGACCAATTAAGTTTaggcaaaaactcctatgagacggtctcaaggatCATTTTTATGAAACGGatctcttatatgggttatccattaaataatattacaatttatgttaaaagtattacttattattataaatatgggtagggttgacccgttttacggatgagaccgtctcacatgaGTGTTACTCTTTTGGGCAAACATTTCCGTAAGACCGTCATCATTGAGACGGGTCAACTCAATTAAAAAATTACCCGATTCTTGTTTCAATTGGATCTTCGTTAATTCGCT
Proteins encoded:
- the LOC140879282 gene encoding ribonuclease 3-like protein 3, translating into MFAQKSNTHTRKKPPHLSIFLVPLNDEGVEIFDDSEPLDFGNRKSSGDDGDGEVHVRDLVMEIREILGGYEFKDKTLLVQAFTHHSYEEDCSSYERLEFIGDSVLNFLVTRELYFTHLDLNPGQLTKLRAANVDNEKLARVAMKYSLHKFLLHNKPLLANKIEEFSEDMKKYPLHSFGLIDAPKVLADIVESLIGAIYIDSNSSMDKTWEIMKTLLVPLVTPASVKMHPATRLHELCQKMGFKVEIRDYWKKTGEFEFFVDDEFVGRGKYLDKKSIACNRAAHDAYCNLMQKLDMEGSHSSRLKLF